The sequence cccaggagaTGAACATCCACAACAGCCTCTCCCATACCCAAGACTAACATGCACAGCAAACTGTCACCTCTGCCCTGGAaactgtaacacacacacaacaaacacAGTGAGTAGGGtggccaaccctccaggattgccctggagtctccaggaattaacaGATATAGACTCAGATCTTGAACCCAGTAACTTCAGTAAAACTTCACATTGGCCCAGGGTTCCACTCATGTAGAtctgcttgcaggatcaggaccatggACGTTTAGGACAAAATAAATCCTACTGAGCTGCGAGAACATTGCTGACATTACTGATAATATGCTTGAGATACACTTTCTGGTTTAGCTTTTGATAAAAGCTCCTACTTAGATTAGTTTGCCAAAAATATACATACTAATACTGAGACACTAATACAATGGCCACCTTTTAAAAATACCAATACCTACTgcttaatataattaaatttactGTGGCATTTCCTAAACCCATTGTAGGAAATACTGCAAGTCAAGTTGCTGGTGCCCAAAGGCAGGCATGTTATAAATATGTAACAAATCTCCCAGCTGTCCCTCATTTTACATACACATTTATACTTGACCCACCCAAATCCTGTGTTATTTCATTTCTACTGCAAATTAAGAGATCAGAAATGTTGAATCATGAAACCAACAATACTGCCTATGGTAAATAAATTAATCTTTTAAAGCTTTTCACACTTATTTATTCTTGAATTTCTCACTTTGAGTGGTTTGTCAATTATGAGAGCTGGCAGGATAATGACGAGATGAAGAACTTTCAAGAAAAAATTACTCATTGTTCCACCATCCTTTCTCTTTTAGGTATCTCAGCTTAAAACTTCTGGTTTTGGCACTGCTTCTTTATGTCATCTCCATCTTCAGTTTTAAACCAGTTTATATTACTGGTTAGAAGGGGTGTAAATGAGGGCAGTATTTTGTCCTTGTTCTGTAAGGAAGTGTACATAACATTGTAGGTTTTAAGTCTTTAGCCATATTCTGGGGCTTACAGAGTGGACAGCTTCAGGGGAGTGCACATTAGAACAGCACTCTTTGAAAAAGTAAACTCTTTTTTGAGCAAGCCTACCTATACCATGTGTTGCAAGAGATAAAGAGGAAGAGGTaagtttcccctcctgctttggaGACTAGTATCATTGAAAGCTCCAGCAGGAAGCACTTCCTTTATTCTTAAGGAGGCTTCTGGCTGGCCCCTGAACAGGATGCGAGGGAAGAGAAGGCTCCTTACTGTCTGGCCACCCCACAGAATTCAATAAAAACCTGTTTACCTTGCAAAGTcaacttaagaaaaaaaaaaacagaggcagTTTGTTATAAGAACAGTTTATTATCTAGATTTTATAACCCGCTAGACTGGATAAAGGTTGGACTTGGTATTAAAGTAGATGGGGTCACTTTATTATGAGAGCctgcattttattttctttttctattgCTACCTCCACAGACAGTTCAATGAAAACCTACCATTCTGTTCCACCTGATGTTTCAAACAAACCAGAACTTGTTTGATCATTTTCTCACCACTCTGGGAAAAATGTGTCCTTGGGCCAAATCatcgctgaagtcaatggaagactaTCAGGGAAAAAGCCAGTCTCTTAGCAACTGAATGTCTGGACCAACTAGTGTAACAGTCTATTTAGACTAAAAAGCTGAAGAATGAACTGTGGGGGAAAGGAATTTAACCTCCCCTCATACATAGATATTTAAATTCAGAAATGACCGTTTAAGGTATGCTATGCCAGCACATTTGTTACAGAATAACCACACAGATAGTTGCATGCATCTCTCTTATTTTATCATTTGTGATCATCTATGCTTCCATTTGCCTTTTTACTGCACTCTTGATACTTGtgaagctgctccatgaagccaGGATTCGGACAGATAGCAGGTCTTGCATTTTTCACCCAAGAAAATGCCCTAGCAAAATTGAGTCCTTCTGAATTAATTAAAAAACCAATGATGATTGCGGCAGCACGAGAAACTCCTGCGTTACAGTGAACCAGCACCACTCCATCCTTCAAGAGAAAAATGAAACACATTAGTCATTTGAGATACTGTTTTACTATTGTCTATTATACAGGCAGTGACAGATTTCATATATCATTTCCTACTGTTTATTTAGGTTTATTAAAAGCACCTTATCTAGCTCTAAGCAATTGTATAAATATCAATACCTACAAACAAGGATAAAGTGCCCTAAACATCTTGCAGTATAGAAATATTAGTATTACCATGAAAGGCTTTATAAGAATACTTCTGATTATAGAGAAGTAACTGGAAAATTAACTTCTGAAGTGGAGCAGTGACACTAAGCTGGCAAGTATCATTTAGGAATGAAGTGGAAATCGTAACTGGAAACCTGAAGGAGGTCATTAAGTGACACCCCGTTTCAGGTAACTTGTAAATGATATGTTAGAAAGAAAGAACACTACGTGGCACAAAAGCGGATGGGGCAATGTTACCTTCCTTTATCCTAAGCTATGTAAATAATGAACATGATAGATCTGGTGGAATAAGCCAGAACCAGGTTTGACTATCAAGGCATTTTGTCTTCTTGCACTGTTAAAGTCAATTACTATATTTTATACAGGCCATTCAACATATAACAATTAGAGAGGACTTTGATTATCTGTAGAGCCTgccaagctttttaaaaattctggcaTGAGATGtgacatcttttttttccccctctctaccCTGACATTCCTTTTTCTACAAGAATTAAGGCAATCAACCTAAACCAGAGCAAAATTCTGTTCCTAGACTTGCTATGTAGATCTCAGTTCTGATTTCCTGGTCTCACACTTCTGGAGAAATGAGACCAGTCCAGTGCATGTACACAGAACAGAATATCAGAAATGAAAGCTGCCAAGCAAGTTTTCTCCTATTTCCTACTTTTGTTCTTTTACAGGAATTTTGACATGCAGTTAggcactgattcagcaaagcagttaaacACAAAACTTATGTCTATCCCTGTTCAGTAAATATTTGCTGAATGGGGatggtttgctgaatcaggacctttgGTTACAGTTACAGTTACTAACGTGTGCTCTATTTTTATGCTGAATTCATAGTTTACTGTGTTTCACTTTTAAGGGAGGGTTCAAGGGACAGTAGCAAGCTGAGGTATCCCTGACAGCTGGAGGAAGCCAGcaaaaatcccactgatttccagGGGCACTGCCAAACTCCCTGTTTCTTCTCTGGTATGTCAAAACTCTGCCTCCCTAATAGATGAATTCTGGAAGCTTATAGAGCTTTCCTTTTCCCCTGCAGGTTTTACTCCTGGAAGAGGGATCTAGACCCATGTTAAGACTTGCTTATCAAAAAGTCACTCATTGCTCTAGATCGAATTAAGAAATACTgcactaaaaaaataaatctagtaGATAATAGTAAACAATATTTGATCACTCTAAGAAAAGCATGAttgatgtgtttttgtttttttaaccagaGGAAACTGTTTTAAGTTATTGCCACATACCCAGGATAACTAATAGTATGAAATATTGATTTACCAGCATCTTAGCTTGCTCAATAAATTCAAAACATTCCGGGAAATACGATGTGATGTCAGTCTCAGGGAGATCCAGTATAGAAATATTCTTGTATATAAAGTCATTGGGGAAGGCATTTTCAACTCCATATGCCACATTTAGGATATGAGTAACCTAAGCCAAAAAAAAGGTAGTTTATGACAACAACAAGCAAAATGGACAAGAACAAAAATAGCATTATCCATTAAGCAGACATCAATTGGAACATCAAATAGTAGTACTCAATTTTATTCAGACATTCTGTCTGTGTTTCTGATTTGAGTATCTTTTTGAATCCACTTAAGATTTTATATATAGTGTTAAAATGTATAAAGCGGCATTTCAGTTTTCTTCAGTCCATCTTAACAAAAGAAGAATTAAGCTTTAGGGTAATGATGATTTTTCAAGAAGTTAACTTCTGAAAATGAATCTTTGAGAAGTTGTTGTTGCTACAGGTTAAAGTCTGCATCTTAGGTTATCTAGTTCCTTTCATAAAGGAGGCACCCAAAATCCTTTGCAAACTACTTATAGAAATCCCCTCACTGATCACTGAAACATAGTCACCTCGGGGGTGGAATGAACCTACTATTTAATAGTGCATAGCCACAGTATGTAACAGATAATGAAAGAATATGAAGAATTCCATATCCAATAAACTACTAAGGGAATTTTTAGGCTGGTCAAATCTGATTAACCAAATTGAATTTGGCAAGACTGACACCTTGTAGAAAGGAGCCATGGGATCTTgaatgactatgagtaggcaaaaACATCCCAGCTGAATGTGGAGGGGGCCCAAATTAAATTAAGACTGTGAGGGTCTTCTGCTCTCTGGGTGCACTGACTGGTCCCCTACCAGACCTTTGCCTGCTAGCAGTATTAGGCACTCTGGGGAAAGATCTGGCCAATGGGCCTTCACCCTCATGCTGAATCATATGATGGAAGAGCTACTGCTTCCCCTCACAGGGATGAAGAGAGAATATCTGTTGGGCAGGGGACGAAGAGATAATATCTGTTGCCCACACCCTAACTACACCAGCTAGCATAAGGGTTTTAAAGAGAAGAGGGGGACAGCAGAGCACAGGAGAAGAATAGAAGAGAAAATTAGCTGCAATATATTAGCCAGCCCTACAGCTGAGGAGGCAACACCTCCATCAGCAAAATGTCCCCTAGCATTATGCTGGGACATTGGAGAACTGGTTAACAGTGCACTTATTGAGTCACCAGCATTGCTTACTGGAGCATGGGGCCTCATGGTGCAGCAGGTACAGACTAGGCAGGACAGGGAAAAGATGGCCTTATGCCATTTTTGCGCTGTCTGAATTCTGGCCTGGCTAGAGACTACTGTAAGTTATGGCAAGGTGGCACAAGGCTATCCATAAAGTCCCTATACTGCCAGAGTATTGGCCTGCAGCAGGGGAATCCCCCTGGAGTACATTCCACTCTCATTAGATCACCAGTGATCTAGAAAGGGACCAAAGTTGGGGAAAGACTCAGGACTATGTCGTCCCCCCCTTGAATATCTCCCATTCAAACACTGAGCAGGCTTAGTATCTGAGGACTGATAAATACACGGTTTGAAATGCATATAATCTGTTCTATAATAAAGCAAACTTTAAACCACAGCTAATCTTGAAATTTCATATTTCTTGCGAAATCCACAAACACCCATCACATTGTGTGCATGGATCAGATGCAAGCTTTTGAGTAGCAACCTTATTAAATTAGATATAAAATATAGCTCATTTGTAAAGGGAAAAGTCAGAAAACTAACATTCTCTAATGATTAAAAAAGCATTCTCACTAGCAAATGCTAAATATAAGACAGTCTATAGTCATTGTTAGGCAGTTTCTTACCCCATATTTTTTCATTGTCTCCAGATCCTGAGCAGCATCTTGTGATCCTGTAAAGAGAAGGGGCTCATTATTGCATTATTTGCACAGAGCTGTCAAAATATAAACAAAGCAAATACCCtacttaattttaaaagaagttaGCTATTTGTTTTTCCCTGGGGACAATGAGTTATTTTTAATAATGCAATCTAAATATGTTTACATTGTGTATAGTAACTTTTCATCTGAGTTTAATAAATCCAACTTTCCATCTGCTTAACTGGATAAAAACAATGTGAGCAGGAACGCAGAAGGGCAAGCACGAAGAAAGTCATATTATGAATGCCAAGACAGCAATCTCTTGGAAGGAACTTGATCCTGAATGGTGCGGTGCTGAGCACTTTATGAAAGATATGTATCGGCGCCACCTCCAGTTGACTTTCGCGGGAGCTAAGCACCCCCCTGGTTGGTGCTCAGACCCTTCCAGGAGCAGGCATTTAACAGGGATGTAATTTTAAATTCAAATACGGACTCACCTAGCAGCAACCAGGGCTTAATAACGCCAACCTGCAGGTCCAAGCTAAGGTCTTGTACGTAACCACAACCGAACCCATCACTTGGCTCTGCTTCTTCCACCACCTGCATTCGGGCATCTTTCCATGTCTCTATCATTCTCTTCCCCGTTAAAGTTGTTACCCTTGTGCATTGCTTCTTAAGATTCTTCCTAGAGAAGCTTCTGATTTCCTGAGTGAGTGAGTGCATTACATGAGCAGGCACCTTAGTTCCAGCTAGCACGTAACGCAGGCAAACCTAGCAGCCTGCAATTCTTCTCAGTGAAGCCAATCTCCTTCTCTTTAGCCTCTGGCACAGTCTGCACTGAACGAGCGAGCGCCTTGCTGCTTGGAGCGGGCAGGCAGCAGACAAGGCAACCACCCTAAGCCTCATTGTTCTAAACCGGCTGTGCAAGACAGCTTTTGATTGGCCATAGAGAAGCGTTCCCCGATTGGTTTACAATCTCTTCTTCCTGTTAGCTGGCTTTCCATCTGTAGCACTCCAGGCACCAATGAAAAATAGCTCTGCGCAATCATGTTTTGATCTGACCACGCGTGTTATTTGTCTGTATTCTAGTTGTGTTTGTTTAGTTGATTGTGTCGACTGCTACAGAATTGTTATTTGTAAAATAATTGGGGAAGCTGTAAAACTGGATTGTgatttataaagttttaatttaaaatattttctgatgAAGTCGGGGCTTGTCAACATTGCAAGTCAACACGCCTGGAGACTGAACTCCGTTATT comes from Mauremys reevesii isolate NIE-2019 linkage group 11, ASM1616193v1, whole genome shotgun sequence and encodes:
- the DUSP19 gene encoding dual specificity protein phosphatase 19, whose product is MHSLTQEIRSFSRKNLKKQCTRVTTLTGKRMIETWKDARMQVVEEAEPSDGFGCGYVQDLSLDLQVGVIKPWLLLGSQDAAQDLETMKKYGVTHILNVAYGVENAFPNDFIYKNISILDLPETDITSYFPECFEFIEQAKMLDGVVLVHCNAGVSRAAAIIIGFLINSEGLNFARAFSWVKNARPAICPNPGFMEQLHKYQECSKKANGSIDDHK